The genomic segment CGAGATCGACGGCGTGGTCGTCAAGCTCGACGAGATCCGTCTGCAGGGACGTCTCGGCTCGACGGCGCGCGCACCCCGCTGGGCCATCGCCTACAAGTACGCGCCAGAAGAGGTCAACACCAAGCTCATCGACATCAAGGTGGGCGTCGGCCGCACCGGCCGGGTCACGCCGTACGCCCAGGTCGAGCCGGTCACGGTGGCGGGCTCGGAGGTCGAGTTCGCCACGCTGCACAACCAGGAGGTCGTCAAGGCCAAGAACGTCCTCATCGGGGACACGGTCGTGATCCGCAAGGCCGGTGACGTCATCCCCGAGATCCTCGGGCCGGTCGTGGACCTGCGCGTCGAAGGCGAGACCCGCCCCTTCGTGATGCCGACCGAGTGCCCGGAGTGCGGGACACCGCTGCGGCCCATGAAAGAGGGCGACATCGACCTGCGGTGCCCCAACGCCCGCAGCTGCCCCGCCCAGTTGAGAGAGCGCGTCTCGTATCTGGCGGGCCGGGAATGCCTGGACATCGAGCACTTCGGCGGTGTCGCCGCCGCCGCCCTCACCCGGCCCCTGGAGCCGGCCGACCCGCCCCTCGTCGACGAGGGCGACCTCTTCGACCTCACGGTGGAGAAGCTGCTCCCCATCAAGGCGTACGTCCTGGACGCGGACAGCGGTCTGCCCAAGCACGATCCGAAGACGGGCGAGCCGAAGATCGTCACGGTCTTCGCCAACCAGCAGGGCGAGCCCAAGAAGAACACGCTCGCCCTGCTCCAGAAGATCGAGGAGGCCAAGAGCCGCCCGCTCGCCCGCTTCCTCAACGGGCTCTCCATCCGCCACGTCGGACCGGTCGCCGCCCAGGCCCTGGCCCGCGAGTTCCGTTCGATCGACCGTATCCGGCAGGCCACGGTGGAGGAGCTCACGGCAGTCGACGGCGTGGGCGCCATCGTCGCGAAGGCGCTCGAGGAGTGGTTCGCCGAGGAATGGCACCTAGAGATCATCCGTAAGTGGAAGGAGGCCGGTGTCCCCCTGGAGGACAAGGGCTCCGGCGAGGACGAGGGACCCAGGCCCCTCGAAGGGCTGACGGTCGTCGTCACCGGCACACTCGAACACCACACCCGCGACGGGGCCAAGGAGGCGCTGCAGAGCCGGGGCGCCAAGGTGACCGGCTCGGTGTCGAAGAAGACCTCATTCGTCGTAGTGGGTGAGAATCCGGGCTCCAAGTACGACAAGGCGATGCAGCTCAAGGTGCCCGTCCTGAACGAGGACGGCTTCGCCGTACTGCTCGAACAGGGACCGGACGCGGCGGCGGAAGTCGCGCTCCCGATCGAGGAGTAGGGGTTGAAGGCCACCCGTTCGGCGCATACCAGATGCATACGGGTGGCCGGTCGCATTCGGGCAACCGCCGTCGACCGCTGCCCGTAGAAGCCTTGTGCGGCCTACTGTTGAGGTGTGCGCCTGCCGTGCCCGGACGCGTGGCGGGTTTTCGGACGCGGTGCCGTTGAGGTTGTCGGGAGCAACGGGCCGCGTGGCGCGGGCACCGCCGGCTGTGAGAGGGACGGGAATGGAACCGACCGAGAGCGTCGCCCCGGACTCACGGCTGCGTCTGCGCCGGATGTCCGGGGCCTGGCGACGGGGGCGCTCCCTGCTCATGGGAGGACGCCCGTTCGAGGGAAGCCGAGAGCAGCGAGGTCGAGAGCGGGAGAGCCGAGAGCGGGAGAGCCGGGAGCGGGGTTCCCGGCAGGCGACGGCGGCGGAATCCAGGGCCGGGGTGGCATGGCCGCCGGGCCGTGCGGGCGCGAGCGCACGCGGCTCCCTCGTACCCGGCCCGGCACAGCTCACCTCCGGCACCGCGGTCGGCACGGGCGGGACCCCTGCCGTCACCGGCGCGCTCAGCCAGGGCCGCGGCCACGAACTGCCGGGCCACGAAGCCGATCGGCACATGTCCTGGCCCGCGCTGCCCGCCGTGATCGTGGGCCTCGCCGGCGCCATCCTGGGCGCCGGGTTCTACCGGGCGTTCGTCGGGCAGCACGCGCTCTTCCCGGCCGGCGCCGTCGGCTGGTCCCTCGCCCTGCTGACCGGCATCATCGTCGGCCACCTCGTCGCCATGGGCCGCGCCCGCTGGTGGGGCGGCACCGGCTCCGGCGCCGCCCTCACCCTCGCCGTCCTGCTGCTGTACGGCTGGGTGGCCGCAGGGATGGTCAGCCTCACCGTCGTCGTCCTCGTCGGCATCGCCCGCCGGGGCCGCTGGCGGCAGGGCGTGCTGCACGGCGCGGTCGACATCCTCGGCATCGGTGCCGCCGCGCTCGTCCTGAGGGTCTTCGGCCGGGTCCCCTCGGTGGAGCGGCCCTGGGACCCGGACAGCTGGAACCTCTACTCGGCGCCCCAGGTGGCGCTGGTCGCCATCGCCTACCTCGCGGTCAGCCGCGCCCTGCTCTGGTATCTGGCCGCGCCACGCGGCGGACTGCCCACCGTCGCGCGTACGGCCCTGGTCAGACAGGGGCTCGTCGCCGTCGCGCTGCTCGGCATCGCCCCGCTCGTCTGCGTCGTCGCCCTCGCCCAGCCCCTGCTGCTGCCGCTCTTCGCCATCCCCCTCATCGCGCTCGACTCCACGCTGTGGATAGCCCGCGCCCGCGCCGAGGAGCAACTGCGCGACCCGCTCACCGGACTGCCGAACCGCCAGTGGCTGCTGGAACGGACCTGGACCGCCCTGGACGACGCCGAACGCATCGGGGCGAGGTCCGCACTGATGCTGATCGACCTCGACCGCTTCAGGTCCGTCAACGACACACTCGGGCATCTCGCGGGCGACCGGTTGCTGTTGCAGATAGCCGATCGGCTGCGGGTCGCCCTGCCGCGCGGAGCGGAGGCCGCGCGGCTCGGCGGCGACGAGTTCGCCGTCCTGCTGCCCGTCGCCGACTCCACGACGTCCGCGTCGCGGGTCGCCCGCAACCTCGTCGCCGCGCTCGGCTCGCCGCTCGACCTCGACGGGCTCACCCTCGTCCTGGAGGCCAGCGCCGGGCTCGCCGTCTTCCCCGACCACGCGCTCGACGCGGAGGGGCTGCTGCGCCGGGCGGACGTGGCGATGTACCAGGCGAAGCGGGACCGTACGGGCGTCGAGGTGTACGAGCCCAAGCGGGACTCGAACACGCCGGACCGGCTCGGTCTGCTGGGCGACCTGCGGCGCGCGCTCGACGCGCAGGAGGTCGAGCTGCACTACCAGCCGAAGGTCCGCTTCGACGGGCAGGTCGCCGGGCTGGAGGCGCTGGTCAGGTGGGTGCATCCCGAGCGGGGGAAGGTACCGCCGGACGAGTTCATAGCGATCGCCGAGTCGTCCGGGCTGATGCCGCATCTGACGGAGTACGTCCTGGAGACCGCCCTCGCGCAGGTGGCGCGGTGGCGGGCCCAGGGGCTGCACGTACCGGTCGCCGTGAACGTGTCGCCGCGCGATGTCCACACCCCCGGCTTCGCGGGCGCGGTGGCCGCGCGGCTCGCCCGCCACGGGGTTCCCGCCGGGTCGTTGCAGCTGGAGATAACGGAACACGTGCTCCTGGAGGACCCTCAGCGGGCCGCGGACACCCTCGCCGGGCTGACCGGGCACGGGGTGAAGATGTCGCTCGACGACTTCGGGACGGGGTACTCGTCGCTGGTCCATCTGCGGCGACTGCCGGTGAGCGAGCTGAAGATCGACCGGTCGTTCGTGGCGCGGCTGGCGATCGACAACGAGGACGCGGAGATCGTGCGCTGCACGGTGGACCTCGCGCATTCGCTCGGCCTGCTCGTCGTCGCGGAGGGTGTGGAGGACGACGAGACGTGGGAGCGGTTGCGGGATCTGGGGTGTGACGCGGTGCAGGGCTGGCTCGTCGCCGCCGCGATGCCGCCGGAGGAGGCCACGGCCTGGCTGCGGGCGCGGGGGTCCCGTGGGTGGCAGCGGCCGAAAGCCGCCTTGCCCGCGGCTACGGCGGACGAGTAGCGCGGGCGCCTGATGGCTCGGGGGTGCGGGCCTGGTTGGCGGGTGCGGGTCCGGTGGGGCTTCTCGCGCAGTTCCCCGCGCCCCTGAACAGCAGGGGCCGCGCCCCGTGCTGTTCAGGCCCGCAGGGACTGGGCCTTCAGGGGCGCGGGGAACTGCGCGAGCAACCACGACGAACCCGCACTCGCCCGATTACAGTGCACCCCGAGCTACCAGGCGCCCGGCCCAGCGGCGCAGCCAACCCCGCGCGCCCCATAGGATTGGCGCCAAACCACACTCACTCACCCCAGAGGATCGCTGCATGCCTGGCATCACGCGCGAGGAGGTCGCCCACCTCGCACGGCTGGCGCGTCTGGAGCTGAAGCCCGAAGAGCTTGAACACTTCGCGGGCCAGCTGGACGACATCATCGGCGCGGTCGCCCGCGTCAGCGAGGTCGCCGACCAAGATGTACCGCCGACCTCGCACCCGCTGCCGCTGACGAACGTCATGCGCGCGGACGAGGTCCGTCCGTCGCTCACCCCCGAGCAGGCACTTTCCGCCGCCCCGGCCCAGGAGCAGCAGCGTTTCAAGGTGCCGCAGATCCTGGGGGAGGACTGATCACGTCATGACCGACAGCATCATCAAGCTCACCGCGGCGGAGATCGCCGCGAAGATCGCTTCCGGCGAGCTCACCGCCGTACAGGTCACCGAGGCCCACCTGGCCCGGATCGAGGCCGTCGACGAGAAGGTGCACGCCTTCCTGCACGTCGACCGCGAGGGCGCCCTCGCCCAGGCCCGTGCCGTCGACGAGAAGAAGGCCAGGGGCGAGAAGCTCGGCCCGCTCGCCGGTGTTCCGCTCGCGCTCAAGGACATCTTCACCACGGTCGGCATTCCGACCACCGTGGGCTCGAAGATCCTCGAAGGGTGGATCCCGCCTTACGACGCGACCCTCACCAAGCGCCTGAAGGACGCCGACGTCGTCATCCTCGGCAAGACCAACATGGACGAGTTCGCCATGGGGTCCTCCACCGAGAACAGCGCGTACGGGCCGACCGGCAACCCCTGGGACCTCACCCGGATCCCGGGCGGCTCCGGCGGCGGTTCCTCCGCCTCGCTCGCCTCCTACCAGGCGCCCCTCGCCATCGGCACCGACACCGGCGGTTCGATCCGTCAGCCGGCCGCCGTCACCGGCACGGTCGGCGTCAAGCCGACGTACGGCGCGGTCTCCCGCTACGGCATGGTGGCGTTCTCGTCCTCCCTCGACCAGGGCGGGCCCTGTGCCCGTACGGTCCTGGACGCGGCGCTGCTGCACGAGGTCATCGCGGGGCACGACCCGCTCGACTCGACCTCCATCGACGCCCCGGTCCCGGCGGTCGTCGAGGCCGCGCGCAACGGCAGTGTCGCCGGGATGCGGGTGGGCGTCGTCAAGCAGTTCCGGGGCGAGGGCTACCAGGCGGGCGTGCTCCAGCGGTTCGACGAGTCCGTCGCGCTGCTGAAGGAGCTGGGCGCCGAGATCGTCGAGCTGGACTGCCCGTCGTTCGACCTGGCGCTGGCCGCGTACTACCTGATCGCGCCGAGCGAGTGTTCGAGCAACCTCGCCCGCTTCGACGGGCTGCGCTACGGCCTGCGTACCGGCGACGACGGCACGAACTCCGCCGAGACGGTCACCTCCCTCACCCGTGAGGCGGGCTTCGGCCCCGAGGTGAAGCGCCGCATCATGCTCGGCACGTACGCGCTCAGCTCCGGCTACTACGACGCGTACTACGGCAGCGCCCAGAAGGTCCGTACGCTCATCACGCGGGACTTCGAGAAGTCGTTCGAGAAGGTCGACGTCATCGTCTCGCCGACCACGCCCACCACCGCCTTCCCGATCGGCGAGCGCGCCGACGACCCGATGGCGATGTACCTGGCGGATCTCTGCACCATCCCGACCAACCTCGCGGGCAACGCCGCGATGTCCCTGCCCTGCGGCCTCGCGCCGGAGGACGGGCTGCCGGTCGGACTGCAGATCATCGCTCCGGCACTGAAGGACGACCGGCTTTACAAGGTCGGCGCCGCCGTCGAGGCCGCCTTCGTGGAAAAGTGGGGGCACCCGCTCCTCGAGGAGGCTCCGTCGCTGTGACCAACGCACTGTCCAAGGCCAAGGACTTTCAGAAGTCGAAGTCCGGCACGTACGTGTCCATCGCCACCACCGCCTTCGGCGCGTGGGGTGTCGCCAAGCGGATCAAGAAGGCCCGCTCGGACGAGGACACCCTGCGCCTGATCGACGCGACGGTCGCCGCCGTCGGCATCGTCACCGGCCTCGCCATCCTGTACCGCGAACTGAAGCGGCTGGGCGACGACGACGTCCTGCTGGGCTGAGAGGGAAGTTAGACCGTGACCACCACGACCGACCTGGTGTCGTACGAGGACGCGCTGGCGTCGTACGACCCCGTCATGGGCCTCGAGGTCCATGTCGAACTCGGCACCAAGACCAAGATGTTCTGCGGCTGTTCGACCGAACTCGGTCAGGACGCCAACACGCAGACCTGTCCCGTCTGCCTCGGCCTGCCCGGCGCGCTCCCGGTCGTCAACGCGATCGGCGTCGAGTCGGCGATCAAGATCGGTCTCGCGCTGAACTGCGAGATCGCCGAGTGGTGCCGCTTCGCCCGGAAGAACTACTTCTATCCGGACATGCCGAAGAACTTCCAGACCTCCCAGTACGACGAGCCGATCGCCTTCAACGGCTACCTCGACGTACAGCTGGAGGACGGCGAGACCTTCCGTGTGGAGATCGAGCGCGCCCACATGGAGGAGGACACCGGCAAGTCGACGCACGTCGGCGGTGCCACCGGCCGCATCCACGGCGCCTCGCACTCGCTGCTCGACTACAACCGCGCGGGCATCCCGCTCATCGAGATCGTCACCAAGCCGATCGAGGGTGCGGGGATGCGGGCTCCCGAGGTCGCCAAGGCGTACGTCCGTGAGCTGCGCGAGGTCATCAAGGCGCTCGGCGTCTCGGAGGCCCGTATGGAGATGGGCCAGATGCGCTGCGACGTGAACCTGTCGCTGCGCCCGCACGGCCGCGAGAAGTTCGGCACGCGTTCCGAGACGAAGAACGTGAACTCGCTGCGGTCCGTCGAGCGTGCCGCCCGCTTCGAGATCCAGCGGCACGCCGCCGTGCTGAACGACGGCGGGACGATCATCCAGGAGACCCGGCACTTCCACGAGGACACGGGGTCCACGACCTCCGGCCGCGTGAAGGAGGAGGCCGAGGACTATCGGTACTTCCCCGAGCCGGACCTCGTGCCGGTGGCCCCCTCGCGCGAGTGGGTCGAGGAGATCCGGGCCGCGCTGCCCGAGCTGCCGCTGGTCCGTCGCAACCGGCTCCTCGGGGAGTGGGGCATCTCGGGCACCGAGATGCAGGCGATCCTCAACGCCGGCGCGCTGGACCTGATCGTCTCCACCATCGAGGCCGGGGCCGACGCCGCCTCCGCCCGCAAGTGGTGGATGGGCGAGCTGGCCCGCAGCGCCAACGAGTCGGGCGTCCCGCTCGACGAGCTGGCGATCACGCCGGAGCAGGTGGCCCGGGTCACCGAGCTGGTCTCGAAGGGCGACCTGAACGACAAGCTGGCCCGCCAGGTCATCGAAGGCGTTCTCGCGGGCGAAGGCACCCCGGACGAGGTCGTCGACAAGCGCGGTCTGAAGGTCGTCTCCGACGAGGGCGCCCTGACGACGGCCGTCGAGGAGGCCATCGCCGGCAACCCGGGCATCGCCGACAAGATCCGCGGCGGCAAGGTGGCCGCGGCCGGAGCCCTGGTCGGTGCGGTCATGAAGGCCACCCGTGGTCAGGCCGACGCGGCCCGCGTCAAGGAACTGATCCTGGAGAAGCTGGGCGTCGGCGAGGGCTGAACGACCGGCGGTTCCGCCGCGTATCCCTGGGGGCGGTGCATCACTGCGATGTGCCGCCCCCCGGGTGTGCCCGGGGGCGTGGCGCAGGGTGACAGAGTGCTGTCGTCTGTCCTGTGAGGTGGCTCCCATCTCCTGTGAGGAGACCCTCAAAGGGGCCTAACGATCACTTCTGGGTGCAACAGTGGCCAGACGTTGCTCATGCGTTCTTTGTGTGCTGTTCAGTTCGATTCACGGCTGTACACGGTCAAAGATCCACAAACCCCCCCAGGAGCACGATCCGTGGCAGCCCTTGCGCGCTGGTGCGTCCGGCACCGTCTCGTCGCCGTACTTCTGTGGCTTCTCGCGTTCGCCGGCACGGCCGCCGGCGCCGCCGTCGCGGGAGCCGCGTACTCGAACGACTACAAGACCCCCGGAACCGAGTCCAGCCGCGCCACCGAACTCCTGAACGAGGGCTTCCCGGGTGTCAGCGGCGACAGCGCCACCGTCGTCTGGCACAGCGATGCCGGCTCCGTGCGGGCCGCCGCCGTCGAGCAGACGATGACCCGCACCCTCGACGAGATCGCCGACCTGCCGGGCGTCGCCGCCGTCACCGACCCGTACGACGGCGCCGACGGCGGCCGGATCAGCGAGGACAGCCGTACGGCGTACGCCACCGTCACCTTCGACCAGCCGGCCGAGGACGTGGACAAGGCGCAGGCCGAGGCCGTCGTCGACACGGCGAAGGGCGCCGAGGGCGGCGGGCTCCAGGTGGAGCTGGGCGGCACCTCGATCGAACTCACCGAGACCTCCGGCGGGCACCTCGCCGAGATCGTCGGCGTGCTCGTCGCCGCCGTCGTCCTCTTCCTCGCGTTCGGTTCACTCGCCGCCAGCCTGTTGCCGATCGCTACCGCCCTGGTCAGCGTGGGCACCGCCTATGCGGGGATCACCCTGCTCGGGCACGCCATGACGGTCGCCGACTTCGCGCCCATGCTGGGCACCCTGATCGGCCTCGGCGTCGGCATCGACTACGCGCTGTTCATCGTGACCCGGCACCGGCGCGGGCTGAAGCGGGGGCTGTCCGTCGAGGAGGCCGCGCGGAACGCGGTCGCGACCACCGGACGGGCCGTCGTCTTCGCCGGCGCCACGGTCTGCATAGCCCTGCTCGGCATGCTGATCCTGCGCCTCGGCTTCCTCAACGGCGTCGCGATCGCCGCCTCCCTCACCGTGGTCCTCACCGTCGCCGCCTCCGTGACGCTGCTGCCGGCCCTGCTGTCGTTCATCGGCATGCGGGCGCTGAGCCGCCGCGAGCGGCGCCGCCTGGCCGAGCACGGCCCCGAGCCCGAACTGCCCACCGGCTTCGCCGCCCGCTGGTCCGCCTTCGTCGAGAAGCACCCCAAGAAGCTCGGCGCGATCGCCCTCGTCGTCATGACCCTGCTCGCCCTGCCCACCCTCGGGCTGCGCCTGGGCACCTCCGACCAGGGCAACGACCCGCAGGCGACGACCACCCGCCAGGCCTACGAACTGCTCGCCGACGGCTTCGGCCCCGGCGTGAACGGCCCGCTCACCCTCGTCACCGAGGTCGACGGCGCCGCCGACAAACTCGCCCTCGACAACCTCGACACCACGCTCCGGGCCACCGAGGGCGTCTCGGCGGTGACCCCGGTCACGTACAACACCGGCGGCGACACCGCGTACCTCACCGTCGTCCCCGACTCCTCCCCGCAGTCCGCGAAGACCAGTGACCTCGTCGAACAGCTGCGCGACGAGGTGCTGCCGAGGGCCGAGACCGGCACCTCGCTCGATCTGCGCGTCGGCGGGGTGACCGCCGGTTACGACGACTTCGCGGACGTCATCGTCGGCAAGCTGCCGCTGTTCGTGGGCGTGGTCATCGGCCTCGGCTGCCTGCTGCTCCTGCTCGCCTTCAGGTCCATCGGCATACCGCTCAAGGCCGCCGCGATGAACGTGGCCGCCGTCGCCGCCGCGTTCGGCGTGGTCGTCGCGATCTTCCAGTGGGGCTGGGGGAGTGAGCTGCTGGGCCTCGGCCGGGCCGGGCCGATCGAGCCCTTCCTCCCCGTGATCATGGTGTCGGTCCTCTTCGGGCTCTCCATGGACTACCAGGTCTTCCTGGTCAGCCGGATGTACGAGGAGTGGCTGGAGACCGGCGACAACCGGCGCGCGGTCCGGGTCGGCCTGGCCGAGACCAGCCGGGTGATCAACTCCGCGGCGGTCATCATGATCTCCGTCTTCCTCGCCTTCGTGCTCAGCGGCGACCGCGTGATCGCCATGTTCGGCATCGCCCTGGCCGCCGCCGTCGCCCTCGACGCCTTCGTCCTGCGCACGCTCCTCGTCCCCGCCCTCATGCACCTGCTCGGCGGCGCCAACTGGTGGCTGCCCCGCTGGCTGGACAAGCGCATGCCCCGCATCAGCATCGAGCCGCCCGAATCCCGCGCCGCCCATGAGAGGCTGGCCGCCGCGACGGACGCCGAGGCGGCGGACGTATTGGCGGGGGACGCCGAGGACGTACCGGCGGGGTACGCCGACGCGACGGACGTACGGGCGAAGGAGCGACAGCCGGATGTACGCGATATCCCTGGGTGACGACGGGGCCGAACTGCGGCCCCTGGAGCCCTGGCACGCCGAGGAGTTCCTCGCGCACCTGGAGCGGGGGCGCGACTTCATCAACGCGTACGTCCCCTTCGGCCAGACCGCCACGGACGTCGCGTCCGCGCGCGCCGTCCTCCAGCGGTACGCCGACATGCGCGCCGCCGACACCGGCTCCCTGCACGGCATCTGGCTCGACGGCAAGCTCGTCGGCGGGGTCCTCTTCCT from the Streptomyces sp. NBC_00310 genome contains:
- the ligA gene encoding NAD-dependent DNA ligase LigA, yielding MAGDKDAQPTSVPAEAAVPAEAREKHARLAEQIEEHRFRYYVKDAPVVSDAEFDELLRTLEALEDEYAELRTPDSPTQKVAVEYETDLAEVEHRERMLSLDNVFDDDGLAAWADRVAKDVGTTDYHLLCELKIDGLAVNLTYEDGRLTRAATRGTGRTGEDITPNVMTIAEIPHRLKGDRVPRLVEIRGEVYFPMEAFQGLNERRVAAGEKPYANPRNSASGSLRQKDPKVTATLPLHMVVHGIGALEGFDGGFTRLSQAYDLLKSWGLPTAEHNRVVDDLDGVREFIAYYGEHRHSVAHEIDGVVVKLDEIRLQGRLGSTARAPRWAIAYKYAPEEVNTKLIDIKVGVGRTGRVTPYAQVEPVTVAGSEVEFATLHNQEVVKAKNVLIGDTVVIRKAGDVIPEILGPVVDLRVEGETRPFVMPTECPECGTPLRPMKEGDIDLRCPNARSCPAQLRERVSYLAGRECLDIEHFGGVAAAALTRPLEPADPPLVDEGDLFDLTVEKLLPIKAYVLDADSGLPKHDPKTGEPKIVTVFANQQGEPKKNTLALLQKIEEAKSRPLARFLNGLSIRHVGPVAAQALAREFRSIDRIRQATVEELTAVDGVGAIVAKALEEWFAEEWHLEIIRKWKEAGVPLEDKGSGEDEGPRPLEGLTVVVTGTLEHHTRDGAKEALQSRGAKVTGSVSKKTSFVVVGENPGSKYDKAMQLKVPVLNEDGFAVLLEQGPDAAAEVALPIEE
- a CDS encoding putative bifunctional diguanylate cyclase/phosphodiesterase; translated protein: MEPTESVAPDSRLRLRRMSGAWRRGRSLLMGGRPFEGSREQRGRERESRERESRERGSRQATAAESRAGVAWPPGRAGASARGSLVPGPAQLTSGTAVGTGGTPAVTGALSQGRGHELPGHEADRHMSWPALPAVIVGLAGAILGAGFYRAFVGQHALFPAGAVGWSLALLTGIIVGHLVAMGRARWWGGTGSGAALTLAVLLLYGWVAAGMVSLTVVVLVGIARRGRWRQGVLHGAVDILGIGAAALVLRVFGRVPSVERPWDPDSWNLYSAPQVALVAIAYLAVSRALLWYLAAPRGGLPTVARTALVRQGLVAVALLGIAPLVCVVALAQPLLLPLFAIPLIALDSTLWIARARAEEQLRDPLTGLPNRQWLLERTWTALDDAERIGARSALMLIDLDRFRSVNDTLGHLAGDRLLLQIADRLRVALPRGAEAARLGGDEFAVLLPVADSTTSASRVARNLVAALGSPLDLDGLTLVLEASAGLAVFPDHALDAEGLLRRADVAMYQAKRDRTGVEVYEPKRDSNTPDRLGLLGDLRRALDAQEVELHYQPKVRFDGQVAGLEALVRWVHPERGKVPPDEFIAIAESSGLMPHLTEYVLETALAQVARWRAQGLHVPVAVNVSPRDVHTPGFAGAVAARLARHGVPAGSLQLEITEHVLLEDPQRAADTLAGLTGHGVKMSLDDFGTGYSSLVHLRRLPVSELKIDRSFVARLAIDNEDAEIVRCTVDLAHSLGLLVVAEGVEDDETWERLRDLGCDAVQGWLVAAAMPPEEATAWLRARGSRGWQRPKAALPAATADE
- the gatC gene encoding Asp-tRNA(Asn)/Glu-tRNA(Gln) amidotransferase subunit GatC; amino-acid sequence: MPGITREEVAHLARLARLELKPEELEHFAGQLDDIIGAVARVSEVADQDVPPTSHPLPLTNVMRADEVRPSLTPEQALSAAPAQEQQRFKVPQILGED
- the gatA gene encoding Asp-tRNA(Asn)/Glu-tRNA(Gln) amidotransferase subunit GatA, producing MTDSIIKLTAAEIAAKIASGELTAVQVTEAHLARIEAVDEKVHAFLHVDREGALAQARAVDEKKARGEKLGPLAGVPLALKDIFTTVGIPTTVGSKILEGWIPPYDATLTKRLKDADVVILGKTNMDEFAMGSSTENSAYGPTGNPWDLTRIPGGSGGGSSASLASYQAPLAIGTDTGGSIRQPAAVTGTVGVKPTYGAVSRYGMVAFSSSLDQGGPCARTVLDAALLHEVIAGHDPLDSTSIDAPVPAVVEAARNGSVAGMRVGVVKQFRGEGYQAGVLQRFDESVALLKELGAEIVELDCPSFDLALAAYYLIAPSECSSNLARFDGLRYGLRTGDDGTNSAETVTSLTREAGFGPEVKRRIMLGTYALSSGYYDAYYGSAQKVRTLITRDFEKSFEKVDVIVSPTTPTTAFPIGERADDPMAMYLADLCTIPTNLAGNAAMSLPCGLAPEDGLPVGLQIIAPALKDDRLYKVGAAVEAAFVEKWGHPLLEEAPSL
- the gatB gene encoding Asp-tRNA(Asn)/Glu-tRNA(Gln) amidotransferase subunit GatB, encoding MTTTTDLVSYEDALASYDPVMGLEVHVELGTKTKMFCGCSTELGQDANTQTCPVCLGLPGALPVVNAIGVESAIKIGLALNCEIAEWCRFARKNYFYPDMPKNFQTSQYDEPIAFNGYLDVQLEDGETFRVEIERAHMEEDTGKSTHVGGATGRIHGASHSLLDYNRAGIPLIEIVTKPIEGAGMRAPEVAKAYVRELREVIKALGVSEARMEMGQMRCDVNLSLRPHGREKFGTRSETKNVNSLRSVERAARFEIQRHAAVLNDGGTIIQETRHFHEDTGSTTSGRVKEEAEDYRYFPEPDLVPVAPSREWVEEIRAALPELPLVRRNRLLGEWGISGTEMQAILNAGALDLIVSTIEAGADAASARKWWMGELARSANESGVPLDELAITPEQVARVTELVSKGDLNDKLARQVIEGVLAGEGTPDEVVDKRGLKVVSDEGALTTAVEEAIAGNPGIADKIRGGKVAAAGALVGAVMKATRGQADAARVKELILEKLGVGEG
- a CDS encoding MMPL family transporter; protein product: MAALARWCVRHRLVAVLLWLLAFAGTAAGAAVAGAAYSNDYKTPGTESSRATELLNEGFPGVSGDSATVVWHSDAGSVRAAAVEQTMTRTLDEIADLPGVAAVTDPYDGADGGRISEDSRTAYATVTFDQPAEDVDKAQAEAVVDTAKGAEGGGLQVELGGTSIELTETSGGHLAEIVGVLVAAVVLFLAFGSLAASLLPIATALVSVGTAYAGITLLGHAMTVADFAPMLGTLIGLGVGIDYALFIVTRHRRGLKRGLSVEEAARNAVATTGRAVVFAGATVCIALLGMLILRLGFLNGVAIAASLTVVLTVAASVTLLPALLSFIGMRALSRRERRRLAEHGPEPELPTGFAARWSAFVEKHPKKLGAIALVVMTLLALPTLGLRLGTSDQGNDPQATTTRQAYELLADGFGPGVNGPLTLVTEVDGAADKLALDNLDTTLRATEGVSAVTPVTYNTGGDTAYLTVVPDSSPQSAKTSDLVEQLRDEVLPRAETGTSLDLRVGGVTAGYDDFADVIVGKLPLFVGVVIGLGCLLLLLAFRSIGIPLKAAAMNVAAVAAAFGVVVAIFQWGWGSELLGLGRAGPIEPFLPVIMVSVLFGLSMDYQVFLVSRMYEEWLETGDNRRAVRVGLAETSRVINSAAVIMISVFLAFVLSGDRVIAMFGIALAAAVALDAFVLRTLLVPALMHLLGGANWWLPRWLDKRMPRISIEPPESRAAHERLAAATDAEAADVLAGDAEDVPAGYADATDVRAKERQPDVRDIPG